A DNA window from Archocentrus centrarchus isolate MPI-CPG fArcCen1 chromosome 15, fArcCen1, whole genome shotgun sequence contains the following coding sequences:
- the fignl1 gene encoding fidgetin-like protein 1 isoform X1, translating to MWQVMEHGWSRPGMSGAHLDEWQRRSFDISSGSCTPEQTADAYRAHILSIQYAWASSQISQAGMASLLRTCSERYAAVLDSDDPRTGLNNYAESALHLARSQRNYSDKWESSLTKESVLELPSVQKMIQMRTGGESLLVAPADVNITVGQEGKGNSLTAPFKTVQPPPLKSEVKNAASKPTNVSVGRPSGHDGISANPNSFPRPPAQSQSVFSRPHSALPHANPGPAGVTQHCQSSFFPSNTSKRKHFYNTDGGDVAREQNSSQGSSDPRAGGAFKTAREQFIVDQQRKHSHQHQRAQPSGMAATMKKSLGANRPRGAFSKFVSPIPRQEEEESVVSRNSNQEPQIQDERLKNFEPKIIELIMSEIMDHGPPVAWDDIAGLEFAKTTIKEIVVWPMLRPDIFTGLRGPPKGILLFGPPGTGKTLIGKCIACQSGATFFSISASSLTSKWVGEGEKMVRALFAIARCHQPAVIFIDEIDSLLSQRTDGEHDSSRRIKTEFLVQLDGAATAAEDRILVVGATNRPQEIDEAARRRLAKRLYIPLPEAAARRQIVTNLMAQEKNQLGEHELESVVTATEGFSGADMTQLCREAALGPIRSIQLSDIATITADQVRPILYSDFHEALKTVRPSVSSKDLELYEEWNKTFGCGR from the coding sequence CTCTCCATTCAGTATGCATGGGCAAGCTCCCAGATCTCTCAGGCCGGCATGGCCAGCCTGCTCAGGACCTGCTCGGAGCGCTACGCCGCAGTGCTGGACTCCGATGACCCCCGCACAGGGCTTAACAACTATGCAGAGAGCGCACTCCATCTGGCCCGCAGTCAGAGGAACTACAGCGACAAATGGGAGTCATCTCTCACCAAGGAGAGCGTGCTGGAGTTGCCCAGCGTGCAGAAAATGATTCAGATGAGGACGGGAGGTGAAAGCCTTCTGGTGGCACCAGCTGATGTTAACATAACTGTGGGACAAGAGGGTAAAGGTAACTCCCTGACTGCTCCCTTTAAAACTGTACAACCACCACCGCTTAAATCAGAGGTTAAAAATGCTGCCAGCAAACCTACTAATGTTTCAGTGGGGAGGCCCAGTGGTCACGATGGGATCTCAGCCAATCCAAACTCATTTCCCCGACCTCCAGCTCAGTCACAGTCTGTGTTTAGTCGTCCTCATTCAGCTCTCCCACATGCAAACCCCGGCCCTGCAGGGGTCACACAGCATTGTCAGTCCTCCTTCTTTCCCTCTAACACATCTAAGCGGAAACATTTTTACAACACAGATGGAGGTGATGTTGCCAGGGAGCAAAACAGTAGTCAAGGGTCATCTGACCCGCGTGCTGGTGGCGCCTTCAAAACAGCTCGCGAGCAGTTCATCGTTGACCAGCAGCGAAAGCACTCCCATCAGCATCAGAGAGCTCAGCCCTCCGGGATGGCAGCAACTATGAAGAAATCTCTGGGTGCCAACAGGCCTCGAGGTGCATTTTCTAAATTTGTGTCTCCCATTCCAcgacaggaagaggaggaaagtgtAGTGAGCCGTAATTCAAATCAGGAACCTCAAATCCAGGATGAGCGTCTGAAAAACTTTGAGCCAAAGATAATTGAGTTGATCATGAGTGAGATCATGGACCATGGGCCCCCTGTGGCCTGGGATGACATAGCAGGTCTGGAGTTTGCCAAGACTACCATAAAGGAGATTGTGGTTTGGCCCATGCTGCGACCTGACATCTTTACTGGACTCCGTGGCCCCCCCAAAGGCATCCTGCTGTTTGGACCGCCGGGAACTGGAAAAACTCTGATAGGAAAATGTATTGCTTGTCAATCAGGTGCCACCTTCTTTAGCATCAGTGCTTCATCACTCACATCCAAGTGGGTGGGCGAAGGAGAAAAAATGGTGCGAGCACTGTTTGCCATTGCCCGCTGCCACCAGCCtgctgtcattttcattgatgaAATAGACTCTCTGCTCTCCCAGCGGACAGACGGGGAGCACGACTCATCACGCAGGATCAAAACTGAGTTTCTGGTTCAGCTGGATGGAGCGGCTACGGCAGCTGAGGACCGCATCCTGGTGGTGGGCGCCACCAACCGGCCCCAGGAGATCGACGAGGCCGCCCGGCGACGCCTGGCGAAGCGGTTATACATCCCCCTGCCCGAAGCAGCCGCCCGACGGCAGATAGTGACAAACCTCATGGCTCAGGAGAAGAACCAGCTGGGAGAGCACGAGCTGGAGAGCGTGGTGACGGCCACAGAGGGCTTCTCCGGAGCTGATATGACTCAGCTGTGCCGGGAGGCAGCCCTGGGGCCCATACGCAGCATTCAGCTCAGTGACATCGCCACCATCACCGCAGATCAGGTGCGACCAATCCTCTACAGTGACTTCCATGAAGCCCTGAAGACCGTACGTCCCAGTGTCTCATCAAAGGACTTGGAGCTGTATGAAGAGTGGAATAAGACATTTGGATGTGGGCGTTAA
- the fignl1 gene encoding fidgetin-like protein 1 isoform X2 gives MSGAHLDEWQRRSFDISSGSCTPEQTADAYRAHILSIQYAWASSQISQAGMASLLRTCSERYAAVLDSDDPRTGLNNYAESALHLARSQRNYSDKWESSLTKESVLELPSVQKMIQMRTGGESLLVAPADVNITVGQEGKGNSLTAPFKTVQPPPLKSEVKNAASKPTNVSVGRPSGHDGISANPNSFPRPPAQSQSVFSRPHSALPHANPGPAGVTQHCQSSFFPSNTSKRKHFYNTDGGDVAREQNSSQGSSDPRAGGAFKTAREQFIVDQQRKHSHQHQRAQPSGMAATMKKSLGANRPRGAFSKFVSPIPRQEEEESVVSRNSNQEPQIQDERLKNFEPKIIELIMSEIMDHGPPVAWDDIAGLEFAKTTIKEIVVWPMLRPDIFTGLRGPPKGILLFGPPGTGKTLIGKCIACQSGATFFSISASSLTSKWVGEGEKMVRALFAIARCHQPAVIFIDEIDSLLSQRTDGEHDSSRRIKTEFLVQLDGAATAAEDRILVVGATNRPQEIDEAARRRLAKRLYIPLPEAAARRQIVTNLMAQEKNQLGEHELESVVTATEGFSGADMTQLCREAALGPIRSIQLSDIATITADQVRPILYSDFHEALKTVRPSVSSKDLELYEEWNKTFGCGR, from the coding sequence CTCTCCATTCAGTATGCATGGGCAAGCTCCCAGATCTCTCAGGCCGGCATGGCCAGCCTGCTCAGGACCTGCTCGGAGCGCTACGCCGCAGTGCTGGACTCCGATGACCCCCGCACAGGGCTTAACAACTATGCAGAGAGCGCACTCCATCTGGCCCGCAGTCAGAGGAACTACAGCGACAAATGGGAGTCATCTCTCACCAAGGAGAGCGTGCTGGAGTTGCCCAGCGTGCAGAAAATGATTCAGATGAGGACGGGAGGTGAAAGCCTTCTGGTGGCACCAGCTGATGTTAACATAACTGTGGGACAAGAGGGTAAAGGTAACTCCCTGACTGCTCCCTTTAAAACTGTACAACCACCACCGCTTAAATCAGAGGTTAAAAATGCTGCCAGCAAACCTACTAATGTTTCAGTGGGGAGGCCCAGTGGTCACGATGGGATCTCAGCCAATCCAAACTCATTTCCCCGACCTCCAGCTCAGTCACAGTCTGTGTTTAGTCGTCCTCATTCAGCTCTCCCACATGCAAACCCCGGCCCTGCAGGGGTCACACAGCATTGTCAGTCCTCCTTCTTTCCCTCTAACACATCTAAGCGGAAACATTTTTACAACACAGATGGAGGTGATGTTGCCAGGGAGCAAAACAGTAGTCAAGGGTCATCTGACCCGCGTGCTGGTGGCGCCTTCAAAACAGCTCGCGAGCAGTTCATCGTTGACCAGCAGCGAAAGCACTCCCATCAGCATCAGAGAGCTCAGCCCTCCGGGATGGCAGCAACTATGAAGAAATCTCTGGGTGCCAACAGGCCTCGAGGTGCATTTTCTAAATTTGTGTCTCCCATTCCAcgacaggaagaggaggaaagtgtAGTGAGCCGTAATTCAAATCAGGAACCTCAAATCCAGGATGAGCGTCTGAAAAACTTTGAGCCAAAGATAATTGAGTTGATCATGAGTGAGATCATGGACCATGGGCCCCCTGTGGCCTGGGATGACATAGCAGGTCTGGAGTTTGCCAAGACTACCATAAAGGAGATTGTGGTTTGGCCCATGCTGCGACCTGACATCTTTACTGGACTCCGTGGCCCCCCCAAAGGCATCCTGCTGTTTGGACCGCCGGGAACTGGAAAAACTCTGATAGGAAAATGTATTGCTTGTCAATCAGGTGCCACCTTCTTTAGCATCAGTGCTTCATCACTCACATCCAAGTGGGTGGGCGAAGGAGAAAAAATGGTGCGAGCACTGTTTGCCATTGCCCGCTGCCACCAGCCtgctgtcattttcattgatgaAATAGACTCTCTGCTCTCCCAGCGGACAGACGGGGAGCACGACTCATCACGCAGGATCAAAACTGAGTTTCTGGTTCAGCTGGATGGAGCGGCTACGGCAGCTGAGGACCGCATCCTGGTGGTGGGCGCCACCAACCGGCCCCAGGAGATCGACGAGGCCGCCCGGCGACGCCTGGCGAAGCGGTTATACATCCCCCTGCCCGAAGCAGCCGCCCGACGGCAGATAGTGACAAACCTCATGGCTCAGGAGAAGAACCAGCTGGGAGAGCACGAGCTGGAGAGCGTGGTGACGGCCACAGAGGGCTTCTCCGGAGCTGATATGACTCAGCTGTGCCGGGAGGCAGCCCTGGGGCCCATACGCAGCATTCAGCTCAGTGACATCGCCACCATCACCGCAGATCAGGTGCGACCAATCCTCTACAGTGACTTCCATGAAGCCCTGAAGACCGTACGTCCCAGTGTCTCATCAAAGGACTTGGAGCTGTATGAAGAGTGGAATAAGACATTTGGATGTGGGCGTTAA